One genomic segment of Syntrophorhabdus sp. includes these proteins:
- a CDS encoding phosphoribosylformylglycinamidine cyclo-ligase, translating to MTYKDSGVDIARADRLIDSLKGRIRSTHNASVLNMIGGFAALTEIPGSYRNPVLVSSTDGVGTKLKIAFMAGKHDTVGIDLVGMSVNDILTLGAKPLFFLDYYACGRIDENVYPFVVGGVCDGCLEADCALVGGETAEMPSFYKDDEYDLAGFAVGIVEKDAIIDGSTIAVGDAVIGLRSNGLHSNGYSLVRKLFFDVKNYRIDEEVPGIPGKLYEELLKPTRIYVKPVLNVISRYVVKGMAHITGGGLPGNISRIIPDGMATTLRLDPGTVPPVFRALMEAGNLDMNEACSTFNMGTGFVLIVNDDDADKVIASLDNAGETAIRMGTIEKATGEVKVTILA from the coding sequence ATCACCTACAAAGATTCGGGCGTTGACATCGCAAGGGCTGACCGTCTCATCGACAGCCTGAAGGGGCGTATCCGGTCAACCCACAATGCGAGCGTTCTCAACATGATCGGCGGTTTCGCCGCCCTCACCGAGATTCCGGGTTCATACAGAAACCCCGTTCTCGTCAGCTCGACGGACGGAGTGGGAACGAAGCTGAAGATCGCCTTCATGGCCGGCAAACATGACACCGTGGGTATCGACCTTGTCGGCATGAGCGTGAACGACATTCTCACCCTCGGCGCCAAACCCCTCTTTTTTCTTGATTACTATGCCTGCGGACGAATAGACGAGAACGTTTATCCCTTCGTTGTCGGCGGCGTCTGCGATGGGTGCCTTGAAGCCGATTGCGCTCTCGTCGGTGGCGAGACTGCTGAAATGCCCTCTTTCTACAAAGACGACGAATACGACCTTGCAGGCTTTGCTGTGGGCATTGTGGAGAAAGACGCCATCATCGACGGCTCCACAATAGCTGTCGGAGACGCCGTCATCGGCCTTCGCTCCAACGGCTTGCACAGCAACGGCTACTCCCTGGTTAGAAAGCTCTTCTTCGACGTTAAGAACTACCGCATTGACGAAGAGGTGCCTGGAATTCCGGGAAAGCTCTACGAAGAGCTCTTGAAGCCTACCAGGATCTATGTCAAACCCGTGTTGAACGTCATCAGCAGATATGTCGTAAAAGGCATGGCCCACATCACCGGAGGTGGTCTTCCCGGCAACATATCACGCATCATCCCCGACGGTATGGCGACAACCCTTCGCCTCGACCCCGGGACGGTCCCACCCGTCTTCCGGGCCCTCATGGAGGCAGGCAACCTCGACATGAACGAAGCCTGTTCCACCTTCAACATGGGCACGGGTTTCGTCCTCATCGTCAACGATGATGACGCGGATAAGGTCATCGCATCCCTTGACAACGCCGGCGAGACGGCCATAAGAATGGGAACCATCGAAAAGGCCACCGGCGAGGTCAAAGTGACGATACTCGCCTGA
- the purD gene encoding phosphoribosylamine--glycine ligase: MNVLVIGSGGREHALCWKLSTSTGVDKLYCIPGNGGISDIAECHDINVGDTAGLLEFSKRMRIDLVVVGPENPLAGGIVDAFEAKGIPIFGPVARGAAIEASKIFSKELMRASSVPTAPFEVFDDHENALGYIRAQKPPFVIKADGLCAGKGAYVIKDTAEAESVLRELMVNGIYGEAGRKVVIEEFLPGVEASYLAFSDGNTILPMPASQDHKPLLDNDLGPNTGGMGAYTPIPFLNDGLEREIREGIMLKTIGAMREKGISYKGVLYGGLMLSGGRPYVIEFNARFGDPETQPIIFKMESDLLPVLVACVEGRLRDVGEIRWKEGVSVCVVLASKGYPERPEKGKVIRGLDRLAGKEDVVVFHAGTKKSGSEYLTSGGRVLGVTALGSTYEDAIGKAYEAVNLIDFEGMYYRRDIGKKALTVGQTL, from the coding sequence GTGAACGTTCTTGTGATAGGATCAGGCGGGAGAGAGCATGCCCTGTGCTGGAAGCTCTCCACGTCGACGGGCGTCGACAAGCTGTACTGCATTCCCGGCAACGGCGGCATCTCGGACATAGCCGAATGCCACGATATCAATGTGGGCGATACGGCCGGGCTTCTCGAATTCTCGAAGAGGATGAGGATCGATCTTGTTGTCGTGGGTCCCGAGAACCCCCTTGCAGGGGGTATCGTTGACGCCTTCGAGGCGAAGGGCATCCCCATATTCGGTCCCGTTGCGCGGGGCGCCGCCATCGAGGCGAGCAAGATCTTCTCGAAGGAGCTCATGAGGGCGAGTTCGGTACCCACCGCGCCCTTTGAGGTCTTTGACGACCACGAGAACGCCCTCGGGTATATACGGGCGCAAAAGCCCCCCTTCGTCATAAAGGCGGACGGCCTCTGTGCGGGGAAGGGTGCTTACGTCATCAAGGATACGGCGGAGGCGGAATCGGTCCTCAGGGAACTCATGGTCAACGGTATCTACGGAGAGGCCGGCAGAAAGGTGGTCATCGAGGAATTCCTGCCCGGTGTTGAGGCGTCCTATCTCGCCTTTTCAGACGGAAACACGATCCTTCCCATGCCTGCCTCGCAGGACCACAAGCCTCTTCTCGACAACGACCTCGGGCCGAATACAGGTGGTATGGGCGCGTATACGCCGATACCCTTCCTCAACGACGGTTTGGAGCGTGAGATACGCGAGGGGATCATGCTCAAGACGATCGGGGCCATGCGCGAGAAGGGTATCTCCTACAAGGGGGTCCTCTACGGGGGATTGATGCTCTCGGGTGGAAGGCCCTATGTCATTGAATTCAATGCTCGTTTTGGTGATCCGGAGACGCAGCCGATAATCTTCAAGATGGAGAGCGACCTGCTGCCCGTCCTCGTCGCCTGTGTGGAGGGCAGACTGAGGGATGTAGGAGAGATACGGTGGAAAGAGGGGGTGAGTGTGTGCGTCGTCCTCGCCTCGAAGGGATACCCGGAGAGGCCGGAGAAAGGCAAGGTGATCAGGGGCCTCGACAGGCTGGCAGGGAAGGAGGATGTCGTGGTATTCCACGCCGGCACGAAGAAGTCAGGTTCGGAATATCTTACCTCTGGTGGCCGGGTACTCGGTGTGACGGCGCTGGGGTCGACCTATGAAGACGCTATTGGTAAGGCCTACGAGGCTGTGAACCTCATTGATTTTGAGGGTATGTACTACCGCAGGGATATCGGGAAGAAGGCCCTGACGGTGGGACAGACGTTATAA
- a CDS encoding 3-isopropylmalate dehydrogenase, translated as MSKEFNIGVIPGDGTGPEVIAEGVKVLTAASKKFGFSLKLTYYDIGGERYKRTGETLPDSVLSELKQFDALYLGAIGHPDVKPGILEKEILLRTRFELDQYINLRPVKLYEGVETPLKDKGPKEIDFVVVRENTEGLYTGSGGVLKKGTKDEVAVQESINTRKGVERCLRFAFEYAKKRNREKKLTLCGKTNVLTFAFNLWERAFYEVGKEYPDVTTDYAHVDATCMWMVKNPEWFDVIVTDNMFGDIITDLGAMIQGGMGVACGGNINPEGVSMYEPIGGSAPKYTGKNVINPMAAILAGGMMLEFLSLGEASFAIESSVQKAIREDLKSMEAGKMGMGTKEVGDLIARYVAE; from the coding sequence ATGTCGAAGGAATTCAATATCGGTGTGATACCGGGCGACGGGACGGGTCCTGAGGTCATAGCCGAGGGGGTCAAGGTTCTCACGGCCGCATCGAAGAAGTTCGGTTTTTCCCTGAAACTGACATATTACGACATAGGCGGGGAGCGGTACAAGAGGACGGGGGAGACCTTGCCCGACAGTGTATTGAGCGAATTGAAGCAGTTCGACGCGCTCTACCTGGGGGCCATCGGCCATCCCGATGTAAAGCCGGGCATCCTGGAAAAGGAAATCCTCCTGAGGACCCGCTTCGAACTGGACCAGTACATCAACCTGAGACCGGTGAAACTGTATGAGGGTGTTGAAACGCCTTTGAAGGACAAGGGACCGAAGGAAATAGATTTCGTTGTTGTCAGGGAAAACACGGAGGGGCTTTACACCGGTTCCGGCGGTGTTCTGAAGAAAGGGACGAAGGATGAGGTGGCCGTTCAGGAATCGATCAATACGCGCAAGGGCGTGGAGCGGTGCCTGAGGTTTGCCTTCGAATACGCGAAGAAAAGGAACCGGGAGAAGAAGCTGACCCTCTGCGGGAAGACGAATGTGCTCACTTTCGCTTTCAATCTCTGGGAGCGCGCCTTCTACGAGGTCGGGAAAGAGTACCCCGATGTGACGACGGACTACGCCCACGTGGATGCGACATGCATGTGGATGGTCAAGAACCCGGAGTGGTTTGACGTGATCGTGACGGACAACATGTTCGGTGACATAATCACGGACCTGGGGGCGATGATCCAGGGGGGCATGGGTGTCGCCTGCGGCGGCAACATCAACCCCGAGGGTGTGTCCATGTACGAGCCCATAGGGGGATCGGCGCCGAAGTACACGGGAAAGAACGTGATCAACCCGATGGCCGCGATCCTGGCCGGGGGAATGATGCTGGAGTTCCTGTCCCTCGGCGAGGCGTCCTTCGCCATCGAAAGCTCGGTCCAGAAAGCGATCAGAGAGGATCTCAAGTCGATGGAAGCAGGTAAAATGGGAATGGGGACGAAAGAAGTGGGCGACCTCATCGCACGGTACGTTGCGGAGTAG
- a CDS encoding YebC/PmpR family DNA-binding transcriptional regulator: protein MSGHSKWSSIKHKKGAADAKRGKIFTKLIREITTAARIGGADPESNSRLRVAVDNAKSENMPKDNIERAIKKGTGALEGAEAYEEYNYEGYGPGGVAILIEVLTDNKKRTTAEVRHILSRLNGNLGEAGCVSWLFSKKGFMSFDKKVVDGDRIMELALEAGAEDITDDENEIEVYTGMSSFESLKKVFEENKIPYIVAEISMIPQNYVKLEGKNAETMLKLMDALEDSDDVQKVYANFDIDSAEMERLTS, encoded by the coding sequence ATGTCGGGACACAGCAAATGGAGTTCCATCAAGCACAAAAAAGGTGCGGCCGATGCCAAGCGCGGCAAGATCTTCACGAAGCTTATAAGGGAGATCACGACTGCGGCCCGCATAGGGGGTGCCGATCCCGAGTCAAACTCACGCTTGCGCGTCGCCGTTGACAACGCCAAATCCGAGAACATGCCCAAGGACAACATCGAACGCGCCATCAAGAAGGGCACAGGCGCGCTCGAGGGAGCCGAGGCTTACGAGGAATACAACTACGAAGGGTATGGCCCCGGCGGCGTCGCCATTCTCATCGAGGTCCTGACAGACAACAAGAAACGTACCACTGCCGAGGTGCGGCACATCCTCTCGCGGTTGAACGGTAACCTGGGTGAGGCGGGATGCGTTTCCTGGCTTTTCAGCAAGAAAGGCTTCATGTCCTTCGACAAGAAGGTCGTAGACGGCGACAGGATCATGGAGCTTGCCCTTGAAGCGGGCGCCGAAGATATTACGGATGACGAGAACGAGATCGAGGTCTACACGGGCATGTCCAGCTTTGAAAGCCTCAAGAAGGTCTTCGAGGAGAACAAGATCCCTTACATCGTGGCCGAGATCAGCATGATCCCCCAGAATTACGTCAAACTTGAGGGCAAGAACGCAGAAACCATGCTCAAACTCATGGATGCCCTTGAAGATTCAGATGATGTCCAAAAGGTTTACGCGAATTTCGATATAGATTCCGCTGAGATGGAACGACTCACATCGTAG
- a CDS encoding 4Fe-4S binding protein encodes MAKPMDQYKWHELTVGCVIEDVGNAMEYKTGDWRSSKPVWNWEKCTKCGLCWLFCPDAAIRQREDGFYEADLDYCKGCGICARECKPGAITMVEEER; translated from the coding sequence ATGGCTAAACCTATGGATCAATACAAATGGCATGAATTAACGGTAGGCTGTGTTATCGAAGATGTTGGAAATGCGATGGAGTACAAAACCGGTGATTGGCGTTCTTCCAAACCGGTCTGGAACTGGGAAAAATGTACGAAGTGCGGTCTCTGCTGGCTTTTCTGCCCCGATGCCGCCATCCGCCAGAGAGAGGATGGTTTTTACGAGGCGGACCTTGATTATTGCAAGGGATGCGGTATCTGTGCCAGAGAGTGCAAACCAGGCGCGATAACGATGGTCGAGGAGGAACGATGA
- a CDS encoding IMP cyclohydrolase produces MKIRRAVVSVSSKAGLSDLALFLNKHDVEILSTGGTKKYLEGIGLKPLEVSAYTGFPEIMDGRVKTLHPKVHGGILNIRDNEEHQQAMRTHGISHIDMIVVNLYPFIEVVSKGCTFEDAIENIDIGGPSMIRAAAKNFKYVTVVVDPEDYSKVMDNMAQNDGATTEELRFYLAKKVFALTSAYDRAIIDYLSKI; encoded by the coding sequence ATGAAGATCAGACGTGCTGTGGTCAGCGTTTCGAGCAAGGCGGGTTTGTCCGACCTGGCGCTGTTCCTGAACAAGCACGATGTCGAGATACTGTCGACGGGAGGCACGAAGAAGTACCTGGAAGGGATCGGACTCAAGCCCCTTGAGGTCAGCGCTTACACGGGGTTCCCGGAGATCATGGATGGCCGGGTGAAGACGCTGCATCCCAAGGTTCATGGCGGAATCCTCAACATCCGCGACAACGAGGAGCATCAGCAGGCGATGAGAACCCATGGGATCAGTCATATCGACATGATCGTTGTCAACCTCTATCCTTTCATCGAGGTGGTGAGCAAGGGGTGTACCTTCGAGGACGCCATCGAGAACATAGACATCGGGGGTCCTTCGATGATCCGTGCCGCCGCCAAGAACTTCAAGTATGTCACCGTCGTCGTTGATCCCGAGGACTATTCGAAGGTTATGGACAACATGGCTCAGAATGACGGCGCCACGACGGAGGAACTGAGGTTCTATCTGGCGAAGAAGGTCTTCGCGCTGACAAGCGCATATGATAGGGCCATTATCGATTATTTGTCGAAAATCTAA
- a CDS encoding PaaI family thioesterase — translation MAKCDEIRRKFNECSVGRLLGIEVLDVGEGIARGRMTIRKDHLNVFGGIHGGILFAFADHVGGACGNSMDYKALLVESTARFKKSAREGQTIYAEARLVHSRKKVDRIDITVTNGDLETLAVLQMTSFVVEDAAKTS, via the coding sequence ATGGCCAAATGTGACGAAATCCGAAGGAAATTCAATGAATGCAGCGTGGGACGCCTCCTCGGCATAGAGGTCCTCGATGTGGGGGAGGGCATCGCCCGGGGCAGGATGACCATCAGGAAGGACCACCTCAACGTGTTCGGCGGTATTCACGGGGGGATCCTCTTCGCCTTCGCGGACCACGTGGGTGGGGCGTGCGGGAACAGCATGGACTATAAGGCGCTGCTCGTGGAATCGACAGCGCGCTTCAAGAAGAGCGCGAGGGAAGGGCAGACGATATACGCGGAGGCCCGGCTCGTCCACTCCCGGAAGAAGGTGGACAGGATAGACATCACCGTGACCAACGGTGACTTGGAGACGCTGGCCGTTCTGCAGATGACCTCATTCGTTGTGGAAGATGCGGCAAAGACTTCTTAA
- a CDS encoding radical SAM protein has protein sequence MRHVFGPVPSRRLGYSLGVDIIPPKYCTYDCIYCQIGKTTDKGIGRKSFCDPRLVADEVARKVASTRVDVITFSGSGEPTLNSDLGTMIREVKKKVATPVAVITNGSLLYDRGVRSDLAEADLVLPSLDAATEEVFRRVNRPHPLLDMGKIIDGLKEFNSSYAKPIWLEIMLIKNVNDDPDELKKMVQIVSGLSVDRIQLNTVTRPPSEETAGRLEEEELKEISKLFGSRCEVICSFEKTAEMPAQADWTEIILETLKRRPLTLEDMVRITSLSRFQVRTKLKAMENEGLVRSYVLGDDLFYVLA, from the coding sequence ATGCGGCATGTCTTCGGTCCGGTCCCTTCGAGAAGGCTGGGGTACTCCCTCGGCGTCGATATCATCCCACCCAAGTATTGCACCTATGACTGCATTTACTGCCAGATCGGCAAGACCACGGACAAGGGCATAGGACGAAAAAGCTTTTGTGATCCCCGGTTGGTAGCAGACGAGGTAGCGCGCAAGGTTGCCTCCACCCGCGTGGATGTGATCACCTTTTCCGGTTCCGGCGAGCCGACGCTCAACTCCGATCTGGGCACGATGATCAGAGAGGTCAAAAAGAAGGTTGCCACGCCCGTAGCGGTCATCACCAACGGATCTCTGCTGTACGACAGGGGTGTCAGATCGGACCTTGCGGAAGCGGATCTGGTCCTGCCATCGCTCGACGCCGCCACTGAAGAGGTTTTCCGGAGAGTGAACAGGCCCCATCCGCTCCTTGATATGGGTAAGATCATCGATGGCCTCAAAGAGTTCAACTCGAGCTACGCAAAGCCCATCTGGCTGGAGATAATGCTCATAAAAAACGTCAACGATGATCCAGATGAGTTGAAAAAGATGGTGCAAATCGTTTCTGGACTGAGTGTTGACAGAATCCAGCTCAACACCGTCACACGACCGCCGAGTGAAGAGACAGCGGGCAGGCTTGAAGAGGAAGAGCTTAAGGAGATATCCAAGCTTTTCGGTTCCCGCTGCGAGGTGATATGCTCTTTTGAGAAGACCGCGGAGATGCCCGCCCAGGCGGATTGGACGGAGATCATCCTTGAGACTTTGAAGAGGCGGCCGCTGACGCTCGAGGACATGGTGAGGATCACGAGCCTTTCCCGTTTTCAGGTAAGAACGAAGCTGAAAGCGATGGAGAACGAGGGGCTCGTTAGGAGCTACGTCCTGGGCGACGATCTTTTCTACGTTCTCGCATAG
- the porA gene encoding pyruvate ferredoxin oxidoreductase — MSTKKGIEVSIAAADAAKLARVEVIAAYPITPQTHIVEHLSEIVANGELDAAYVNVESEHSAMSACVGASATGARTFTSTSAQGMELMHEILFIASAMRFPIVMAAVNRALSSPLSIWGDHSDIMAARDTGWIMLFCENGQEVVDSIILAFKIAEDRRVLLPVMVNLDGFSLSHVIEPIEFPAQEDVDRFLPPYEPLYTLHPDKPITMGAYGMPELYTEAKYAQEMALRNSKAVVSEVLDQFSKEFGRKYSIVETYNIEKADTVFMALGSINENIKTAIDSLKEEGKELGLVAPRLFRPFPAAELYDVLKDKKKIVVLERAMPAGATNGPLFNEIASLAITHGLNAQLENFILGLGGRDVEPEELMETYELVASSAKVSHADNKNYGVIGVRS; from the coding sequence ATGAGCACGAAGAAAGGTATCGAAGTGTCCATAGCGGCAGCGGACGCCGCCAAGCTCGCACGTGTCGAGGTGATCGCGGCCTATCCCATAACACCTCAAACCCACATAGTCGAGCATCTTTCCGAGATCGTAGCGAACGGTGAGCTCGACGCGGCTTATGTAAATGTCGAGTCGGAGCATTCGGCCATGTCGGCATGTGTTGGGGCGAGCGCTACGGGCGCCCGGACATTCACGTCGACAAGCGCACAGGGCATGGAACTCATGCATGAGATCCTTTTCATAGCCTCGGCCATGAGATTTCCGATCGTCATGGCCGCAGTCAACCGGGCACTGTCATCGCCCCTGTCCATCTGGGGAGATCACTCCGACATCATGGCGGCCAGGGACACGGGATGGATCATGCTCTTTTGCGAGAACGGACAGGAGGTTGTCGACTCGATCATTCTGGCCTTCAAGATCGCCGAGGACAGACGCGTGCTTTTGCCGGTCATGGTGAATCTGGACGGGTTCTCTTTGAGCCATGTTATAGAACCCATAGAGTTCCCCGCGCAGGAGGATGTGGACCGTTTCCTGCCTCCCTATGAACCTTTGTACACTCTCCACCCGGACAAACCCATCACGATGGGCGCCTATGGTATGCCCGAGCTTTACACCGAAGCGAAGTACGCGCAGGAAATGGCACTTCGCAATTCGAAGGCGGTGGTCAGTGAGGTCCTGGACCAATTCTCGAAGGAATTCGGCAGGAAATACAGTATAGTGGAGACATATAACATCGAGAAGGCGGATACCGTTTTCATGGCGCTGGGATCCATAAACGAGAACATCAAGACGGCGATAGACAGCCTGAAGGAGGAGGGGAAGGAGCTTGGCCTTGTTGCTCCCAGGCTTTTCAGACCTTTTCCCGCTGCCGAGCTTTACGATGTTCTGAAGGATAAGAAAAAGATCGTCGTGCTGGAGCGTGCGATGCCTGCCGGGGCAACGAACGGTCCACTCTTCAACGAGATAGCCAGTCTGGCCATTACCCATGGGCTCAATGCACAGCTGGAGAACTTTATACTTGGTCTCGGCGGCAGGGATGTGGAACCCGAAGAGCTGATGGAAACGTACGAACTGGTTGCGTCCTCAGCAAAGGTGTCCCATGCAGACAACAAGAATTACGGTGTGATAGGGGTGAGATCATGA
- a CDS encoding helix-turn-helix domain-containing protein — MLLDLQKIGETLREKREEKGLTIVNISDSLCLRKSLVKAIENGDWSVLPHEVYVRGYLKEYAHLLDLKDDFLGLDVPAEETVMPEVPATKEAVSQHRRVGKRAIFYPLIFVLIIAFFVLNQLYKERSASKSTPREVAQPASVNVRTAPGEQAALLPEFVEVKKLMVTCHERTWVSVVIDGTEKKEFMLNPEDIIVLNAKDNFDLLIGNAGGVKLNLNGKEIELTGQSGEVKRIKVS; from the coding sequence ATGTTATTAGACCTTCAGAAAATTGGTGAGACTCTCCGGGAGAAAAGGGAAGAGAAGGGGTTGACGATCGTCAACATATCCGACTCGCTATGCCTGCGCAAATCCCTTGTGAAGGCGATTGAGAATGGTGATTGGAGTGTTCTTCCTCACGAGGTTTACGTGAGAGGTTACCTCAAGGAATACGCCCACCTCCTTGATTTGAAGGATGATTTTCTGGGTCTCGACGTGCCAGCTGAAGAAACGGTCATGCCCGAGGTACCCGCGACCAAGGAAGCGGTCAGCCAGCACAGGCGTGTTGGAAAACGGGCAATATTCTATCCCCTCATATTTGTTCTCATAATAGCGTTCTTTGTTCTGAACCAGTTATACAAAGAACGTTCCGCCTCCAAATCAACGCCGAGAGAGGTGGCTCAGCCGGCGTCCGTGAACGTCAGGACAGCTCCGGGAGAGCAGGCGGCACTACTACCGGAATTCGTCGAGGTCAAGAAACTGATGGTGACCTGTCACGAGCGGACCTGGGTCAGCGTTGTGATCGACGGGACGGAGAAGAAGGAGTTCATGCTCAACCCCGAGGATATCATCGTTTTGAACGCGAAGGACAATTTCGATCTTCTCATCGGCAACGCGGGAGGGGTGAAACTGAATTTGAACGGCAAAGAGATCGAATTGACGGGCCAGAGCGGTGAGGTCAAACGAATAAAGGTTTCATGA
- a CDS encoding GYD domain-containing protein, whose protein sequence is MPIYIMISTLTDEGRKTIKKHPERIEEVNREIESMGAKVLAQYAILGQYDFLNILEAPNNEAIAKVSIELGSRGTIQIITLPAIPVEDFIARMA, encoded by the coding sequence ATGCCAATCTATATCATGATCAGCACGTTAACCGATGAGGGACGCAAGACTATCAAAAAACATCCTGAGAGGATCGAAGAGGTCAACAGGGAGATCGAGAGCATGGGCGCAAAGGTCCTCGCCCAGTACGCCATTCTCGGCCAGTATGACTTCCTGAACATCCTCGAGGCCCCCAACAATGAAGCGATAGCGAAGGTCTCGATAGAGCTCGGGTCCCGGGGCACTATCCAGATCATAACCCTTCCTGCCATCCCCGTGGAGGATTTCATCGCGAGAATGGCCTGA
- a CDS encoding pyruvate synthase subunit beta, whose protein sequence is MRMKSLERYTDSPDFEYATSGHRACQGCAEILALRLGLKVFGKDTIVSMATGCMEIISTPLPTTSWRLPWIHVAFENTAAVASGIESGIGILMDKGKIARKDISIVAIAGDGGTSDIGLQALSGAMERGHNFTYICVDNEAYMNTGIQRSSSTPFGAMTTTSPPGKKSIGQATQKKNMPKIAVAHNIPYVATACPSYPFDFLAKIKKAKAAKGPAYIHVLSVCPTGWRIPSDQAIHYGRLAVRTGIFPLYEVENGRYRITYSPEPLRPVSEYIKGQGRFRHLTDDLITRIQEQVNRDWQDLKSHSEMK, encoded by the coding sequence ATGAGAATGAAGAGTCTTGAAAGATATACGGATAGTCCGGACTTTGAATACGCGACCTCGGGACACAGGGCCTGTCAGGGGTGCGCTGAGATCCTTGCTTTGAGACTGGGCCTCAAGGTCTTCGGCAAGGATACCATCGTGTCTATGGCGACGGGGTGCATGGAGATCATTTCGACCCCTCTTCCGACGACATCCTGGCGATTGCCCTGGATCCACGTTGCTTTCGAGAACACCGCGGCGGTGGCATCCGGGATCGAATCGGGCATAGGGATCCTGATGGATAAGGGGAAAATAGCCAGAAAAGATATCAGTATCGTGGCGATAGCGGGCGACGGGGGGACGAGTGATATCGGTCTCCAGGCGCTTTCCGGGGCAATGGAGAGAGGGCACAACTTCACCTATATCTGCGTCGACAACGAAGCATACATGAACACCGGGATCCAGCGTTCGTCATCTACCCCCTTTGGTGCCATGACGACCACGAGCCCGCCGGGGAAGAAGAGTATCGGGCAGGCAACCCAGAAGAAGAACATGCCGAAGATAGCGGTTGCCCACAATATCCCGTACGTGGCAACGGCATGTCCTTCTTATCCCTTCGATTTTCTGGCGAAGATCAAGAAAGCCAAGGCAGCGAAGGGGCCGGCGTACATTCATGTGCTGTCCGTCTGCCCCACGGGATGGAGAATACCATCCGACCAGGCAATTCATTACGGAAGGTTAGCCGTCCGGACGGGCATTTTCCCGCTGTACGAGGTTGAGAATGGAAGATACAGGATCACCTACAGCCCTGAACCGCTGAGGCCGGTCAGTGAATACATTAAGGGTCAGGGCAGGTTCCGCCATCTGACGGACGACCTCATCACCCGGATACAGGAGCAGGTCAACCGCGATTGGCAGGACCTGAAGAGTCATAGTGAGATGAAGTAA